The following is a genomic window from Spirochaetota bacterium.
GGCGGCGCGAAACAATCGCGCCACCGGCGCGATGCTACTTTTTAATGGTATCCATCGCCTCCCGGAATTTGGGAAGGGCGCGCCGGATTACGTCCTCCGCGACACAGTATGCGATACGGAAATATCCGGGACCCCCGAATCCCACCCCCGGCACCACCAGCACGTTCGATTTCTGCAAATGCCTCACGAACTCCACGTCGTCCGCTATGGGCGATTTCGCGAAAATATAGAACGCGCCGTCGGGCCTGGCGTACGCGTACCCGGCCGATTTGAGCCCGCCCACCAGGAGATCGCGGCGCTTCTTGTAGGTTTCCACGTCCACGGAAACGCCGGTGAGCCGCGCGACCGCGCGCTGCATGAGCGCCGGCGCGTTCACGTACCCGAGTATCCGCGTGCAGAACACGAGTCCGTTCAGGAGCGATTCCGCGTCGGCGATACCGGGGTGCACGGCGATATAGCCGATACGCTCGCCGGGGATCGAAAGCGTCTTCGAGTATGAGCTCACCACAATCGCCTGACTGCAGTGCGCCATGAGCGGCGGGACCTTTACACCGTCGTACACGATCTCGCGGTACGGCTCATCGGCTATAAGGTAGACGGCCCTTCCCGCGGTCTTCATGTGATCGAGCACCAGCCCGGAAAGCGCCCGTATCTCGTCCTCACCGTACACGCGGCCGGTGGGATTGTTGGGTGAATTGATGAGTATGGCGCGCGTCTTCGGCCCAAGCGCCTTTTTTATCGCGTCCATGTTAAGGGAAAAATCTTCGTTCGAGGCGGCAAGCACCATCTTCCCGCCGTGATTATCGATATAGAAGCCGTATTCCGCGAAGTAGGGCTTGACCACCACGACCTCGTCGCCCGGGTCGAGGATCGTTTTAAGAACCACGTTAAGGCCCCCCGCGGCACCGCAGCTCGCGATAAGATGCGAGCCCACGATCTGCACCCCCTGGTCCTTCGAGACGCGCTTCGCGATCGCCTCGCGCGCGTCGGGAAAACCCGCGTTGGGCATGTAGCCGTGCGCGCCCCTGGTGTCCTGGGCGATGAGGTCTTTAACCGCGGCCGCAAACCCGGCAGGCGGCGGAAGATCGGGGTTGCCCAGGCTGAAATCGAAGACGTTCTCCGCCCCGAATTCCGCCTTAAGCCGTATGCCCTCCTCGAACATCCTGCGTATCCAGGAGGACCGTTCCATCGATTCCCTTATCCTGGCAGAGACCGTCATCGCTTACCTCTCATACCGAATCAACATGTATCCGCGCCGCCGCCCGACGCTTTTAAGCGGGGACGCGGAAAAGACGTCCTTGCTTGCAGCAGGCCGGGACCCCGCCGGCACAGGAAGTAAGTTTATGGCCGGGACGGCGCGAATCAAGCATTTTTCTTCTTGATGTACCCGCACTTCCCCGTATTGTTGAATCATGAGGCCCGGCGCCCGGAGGCCTCCATTTCCCGCGACAGGAGCAACGCGATGAGCCCCAGAGAGGATTCCCCGATATTTTTATACCCCAGGCTGGCGCGTGCCGTCTTCGCTCTAGCGGGGCTCCTCCTGGGTTTCCTGGTGGCGCGCGCCTTTGTCATTCCCTGCCGGGTGAGCGATGACCTCATGCTGCCCGGCCTTGAACAAGGGCGCCTGGTCTACGTGCTCAAGCATGTCACGCCGCGCGAGGGCGATATCGTCCTCGTTGAAAGCCCCGCGGAGCCCGGCAAAACGCTCCTCAGGCGGGTTATCGCGGGCGAGGGCGCCGTAATTGAGGTCAGGAACAAGGTCTTCTATAACAACGGCGAAAAAATGACCTTTACCTGGGAAACCCTTTCGACCGATAATAGGGTATTCCCGATGAGCTTCTCCGGCCGCGACAACATGGCCGCCGTGAAGCTCGACCGGAAGGCCTGGTTCCTGCTTTGCGACAACCTGGACCGGGAATTCGACAGCAGGACGCTCGGCCCGGTGGAAGCGGGCAGGATAATCGGGCGAGTGATATACAGATAGCGGGATACCGAAAAAAACATGGAAAGGCTTCAGGAGAAAATCCGCGCCCTGGGCGAAATGCTTGAATCCTTCCGCAAGGAGAGGGTGCATCGCCTGCTGCTTTCGCTCTTCGCCGTGGTGACCCTTTTCGGCACGGTC
Proteins encoded in this region:
- a CDS encoding pyridoxal phosphate-dependent aminotransferase, with protein sequence MTVSARIRESMERSSWIRRMFEEGIRLKAEFGAENVFDFSLGNPDLPPPAGFAAAVKDLIAQDTRGAHGYMPNAGFPDAREAIAKRVSKDQGVQIVGSHLIASCGAAGGLNVVLKTILDPGDEVVVVKPYFAEYGFYIDNHGGKMVLAASNEDFSLNMDAIKKALGPKTRAILINSPNNPTGRVYGEDEIRALSGLVLDHMKTAGRAVYLIADEPYREIVYDGVKVPPLMAHCSQAIVVSSYSKTLSIPGERIGYIAVHPGIADAESLLNGLVFCTRILGYVNAPALMQRAVARLTGVSVDVETYKKRRDLLVGGLKSAGYAYARPDGAFYIFAKSPIADDVEFVRHLQKSNVLVVPGVGFGGPGYFRIAYCVAEDVIRRALPKFREAMDTIKK
- the lepB gene encoding signal peptidase I, coding for MYPHFPVLLNHEARRPEASISRDRSNAMSPREDSPIFLYPRLARAVFALAGLLLGFLVARAFVIPCRVSDDLMLPGLEQGRLVYVLKHVTPREGDIVLVESPAEPGKTLLRRVIAGEGAVIEVRNKVFYNNGEKMTFTWETLSTDNRVFPMSFSGRDNMAAVKLDRKAWFLLCDNLDREFDSRTLGPVEAGRIIGRVIYR